A region of Beijerinckia sp. 28-YEA-48 DNA encodes the following proteins:
- a CDS encoding nitrate reductase, with translation MAGETIKTTCPYCGVGCGVLATPKGDGAEIAGDPNHPANFGRLCVKGSALGETLSTASRLLYPSVRGVRASWDRAIGEAARGLEQTIARHGPDAVAFYLSGQLLTEDYYVANKLMKGFIGSANVDTNSRLCMASSVAGHKRAFGSDTVPNAYVDLESADLLVLVGSNAAWCHPVLHQRMQIARERGARIVTIDPRRTATADDGDLHLPIAPGMDSVLFSMLLVELARRDRLDSAFISQHTSGFEAALLRAQEIAPDIETAATRCDIPMRDLRLFLDWWIATPKVVTCYSQGVNQSAQGTDKVNAILNCHLATGRIGKPGSGPFSLTGQPNAMGGREVGGLANQLAAHMGFSAPEVDRVGRFWNAPAMATHEGLKAVDLFDAIDSGRIKALWIMCTNPAVSLPDADRVRRALARLDLLIVSEVNAAVDGILENAHVVMPAAAWGEKDGTVTNSERRISRQRPFRTAPGEAKPDWWMVCEVARRMGFGEAFAYTGPDEIFAEHAALSAFENEGTRDFDIGAFRTIDRASFDAMAPFQWPRPDITASGTERLFANGGFFTPDRKARFIAIEPPELKARRSRDYPLLLNTGRVRDHWHTMSRTGLAPKLARHIAEPFVEVHPDDAHRFNLSDGGYASLRTPYGSSILKVTVNDGQKPGMAFAPIHWNDMTSGRARVGALVQGFADPVSGQPEMKATPLALEPAEIHSFAFILSRQPLELPAWLVHAHLPIEDGHATLIANPRTPAGVHAYLSNFLPAEGELLALEDSKAGTYRSIIMSGTRIEAVLFCAAERESAFFDFMCQRFAAPVDGDSERLALLTGRDFDASADTSPIVCSCHGVRASAIAATIMAGAGNVDAVGAACKAGTNCGSCKPEIRKMIEKERISELAVDAA, from the coding sequence ATGGCAGGTGAAACGATCAAGACCACCTGTCCCTATTGCGGCGTCGGCTGCGGCGTGTTGGCGACGCCGAAAGGCGATGGCGCCGAAATCGCCGGCGATCCGAACCATCCGGCCAATTTCGGCCGGCTCTGCGTCAAGGGCTCGGCGCTGGGCGAAACCCTCTCGACGGCAAGCCGCCTGCTTTATCCATCGGTGCGCGGCGTGCGCGCGTCCTGGGATCGCGCCATTGGCGAGGCCGCGCGCGGACTGGAGCAGACCATCGCGCGCCACGGCCCCGATGCGGTCGCCTTCTATCTCTCCGGCCAATTGCTGACCGAGGACTATTACGTCGCCAACAAGCTGATGAAGGGCTTCATCGGCTCGGCCAATGTCGACACCAATTCGCGCCTGTGCATGGCCTCCTCGGTTGCGGGCCACAAGCGCGCCTTCGGTTCGGACACAGTGCCCAACGCCTATGTCGATCTGGAGAGCGCCGATCTCCTGGTGCTGGTCGGCTCCAACGCCGCCTGGTGCCATCCCGTGCTGCACCAGCGCATGCAGATCGCCCGCGAGCGCGGCGCCCGTATCGTCACCATTGACCCACGCCGCACCGCCACCGCCGACGATGGCGACCTGCATCTGCCGATCGCCCCAGGCATGGACAGCGTTTTGTTCTCGATGCTGCTGGTCGAACTGGCGCGACGCGACAGGCTCGACAGCGCGTTCATCAGTCAGCACACGTCCGGCTTCGAGGCCGCCTTGCTGCGCGCGCAGGAGATCGCGCCCGATATCGAGACCGCCGCCACGCGTTGCGACATTCCCATGCGTGATCTGCGCCTGTTTCTCGACTGGTGGATCGCAACGCCCAAGGTCGTCACCTGCTATTCGCAGGGCGTCAACCAGTCGGCCCAGGGCACCGACAAGGTCAACGCCATCCTCAACTGCCACCTCGCCACCGGGCGCATCGGCAAGCCGGGCTCAGGCCCCTTCTCGCTCACCGGCCAGCCCAATGCCATGGGCGGGCGCGAGGTCGGCGGGCTCGCCAATCAGCTCGCGGCGCATATGGGGTTTTCAGCCCCGGAGGTCGATCGCGTCGGCCGCTTCTGGAACGCGCCCGCCATGGCGACGCATGAGGGGCTGAAGGCCGTCGATCTATTCGACGCCATCGACAGCGGCCGCATCAAGGCGCTGTGGATCATGTGCACCAATCCAGCCGTGAGCCTGCCCGATGCCGACCGCGTGCGCCGAGCCTTGGCGCGGCTCGACCTTTTGATCGTCTCTGAAGTGAATGCGGCGGTCGACGGCATTCTCGAAAATGCTCACGTGGTCATGCCGGCCGCCGCCTGGGGCGAGAAGGACGGTACGGTGACCAATTCGGAACGGCGCATCAGCCGGCAGCGGCCATTCCGCACAGCGCCTGGCGAAGCCAAGCCCGATTGGTGGATGGTGTGCGAAGTGGCGCGCCGCATGGGTTTTGGCGAGGCCTTCGCCTATACGGGGCCGGATGAGATTTTCGCAGAGCATGCGGCGCTCTCCGCCTTCGAGAATGAGGGCACCCGCGATTTCGACATCGGCGCTTTCAGAACAATCGATCGCGCCAGTTTCGACGCGATGGCGCCGTTTCAATGGCCACGTCCTGACATCACGGCGAGCGGCACGGAACGGTTGTTCGCCAATGGCGGCTTTTTCACGCCGGACCGCAAGGCGCGCTTCATCGCCATCGAGCCACCGGAACTCAAAGCCCGGCGCTCGCGCGACTATCCCCTCCTGCTCAACACCGGCCGCGTGCGCGATCATTGGCACACGATGTCGCGCACCGGCCTAGCGCCGAAACTGGCGCGCCACATCGCCGAACCCTTCGTCGAAGTGCATCCCGACGATGCACACCGTTTCAACCTGAGCGATGGCGGCTACGCCAGCCTGCGCACGCCCTATGGCTCGTCGATCCTGAAAGTCACCGTCAACGACGGCCAGAAGCCCGGCATGGCCTTCGCGCCGATCCATTGGAACGACATGACCAGTGGCCGCGCCCGCGTTGGCGCCTTGGTGCAGGGTTTCGCTGATCCGGTGTCCGGCCAGCCGGAAATGAAGGCAACGCCGCTGGCCTTGGAGCCGGCCGAGATCCACTCCTTCGCCTTCATCCTCTCGCGCCAGCCGCTGGAACTGCCGGCCTGGCTGGTGCATGCGCATCTGCCGATCGAAGACGGCCATGCAACCCTCATCGCCAATCCGCGCACGCCCGCGGGCGTGCACGCCTATCTGAGCAACTTCCTGCCCGCCGAGGGAGAATTGCTGGCGCTGGAGGATTCCAAGGCCGGCACCTATCGCAGCATCATCATGAGCGGCACGCGCATCGAAGCGGTGCTGTTTTGCGCGGCGGAGCGCGAGAGCGCCTTCTTCGATTTCATGTGCCAGCGTTTCGCCGCGCCCGTGGACGGCGACAGCGAGCGCCTGGCGCTGCTGACCGGCCGCGATTTCGATGCTAGCGCCGACACCAGCCCGATCGTCTGCTCATGCCACGGCGTGCGCGCTTCGGCCATCGCCGCGACGATCATGGCCGGCGCCGGGAACGTCGACGCAGTGGGCGCGGCCTGCAAGGCGGGCACCAACTGCGGTTCCTGCAAGCCGGAAATCCGCAAGATGATCGAGAAAGAGCGGATCAGCGAACTAGCCGTGGACGCGGCTTAA
- a CDS encoding DUF6691 family protein, which translates to MMARLVIGLVAGVLFGFGLALSGMLDPARVRGFLDVTGDWNPSLAFVLAGAVIVAALGQAWARRRATPFFDKQFGWPPTRPVTTRLIVGSALFGIGWGLVGLCPGPAIAGLSLGLAPIAIFAAAMLVGMLLFTMLPTRA; encoded by the coding sequence ATGATGGCGCGCCTCGTCATTGGCCTCGTCGCGGGCGTTCTCTTTGGCTTCGGCCTGGCGCTGTCGGGCATGCTCGATCCAGCGCGGGTGCGTGGCTTCCTCGATGTGACGGGGGATTGGAACCCGAGTCTGGCGTTCGTCCTGGCCGGCGCGGTCATCGTCGCGGCGCTCGGCCAGGCCTGGGCCCGCCGGCGCGCGACCCCCTTCTTCGATAAACAGTTCGGCTGGCCGCCGACACGCCCCGTCACCACACGGCTCATCGTCGGTTCGGCGCTGTTTGGCATCGGCTGGGGCCTTGTCGGTCTCTGTCCAGGGCCAGCCATTGCCGGCCTCAGCCTGGGCCTCGCACCCATCGCCATCTTCGCTGCCGCCATGCTCGTCGGCATGCTGCTCTTCACCATGCTACCGACGCGCGCGTAG
- a CDS encoding YeeE/YedE family protein, which translates to MAMQFLSAFIGGCLIGLAATVLLIGNGRVAGVSGILGGLLARDNARVLVNVSFVVGLLLGPVVYMLAAGTWPAVSVTASLPLLIVGGLLVGFGTRLGSGCTSGHGVVGLARLSPRSIAAVITFMIAAVATVFLMRVVGLS; encoded by the coding sequence ATGGCCATGCAATTTCTCTCCGCCTTTATAGGCGGCTGCCTGATCGGCTTGGCGGCTACGGTGCTGCTGATTGGCAACGGCCGCGTCGCCGGTGTCAGCGGTATTTTGGGCGGACTGCTGGCGCGCGATAACGCGCGCGTGCTGGTCAATGTCAGCTTCGTCGTCGGCTTGTTGTTGGGGCCTGTCGTCTACATGCTGGCGGCGGGCACCTGGCCGGCGGTGAGCGTCACGGCTTCATTGCCGCTACTGATCGTCGGCGGGCTATTGGTCGGTTTCGGCACGCGGCTCGGCTCGGGCTGCACCAGCGGCCATGGCGTCGTCGGCCTGGCGCGCCTGTCACCACGTTCCATCGCGGCGGTGATTACCTTTATGATCGCGGCGGTCGCAACCGTCTTCCTCATGCGCGTGGTGGGGCTGTCATGA